Proteins encoded by one window of bacterium:
- the nusG gene encoding transcription termination/antitermination protein NusG: MEECKWYVLQVYSGHENKVKSRIESLIVNPGEDNVQAQIDEVMVPMEEVTELKNGKKVKVLRKLYPGYVLVKMLPTEETLHVLGNTQGIIKFAGGGVKPHPLREKEVNKIMRREEKVAGGPMVGEDIPYKIGDFVEVIDGPFTQFNGRVEEVYPEKGKVKVVVSLFGRPTSLELDYLQLKPL; the protein is encoded by the coding sequence ATGGAAGAATGCAAGTGGTATGTTCTTCAGGTGTACAGCGGCCATGAGAACAAGGTCAAGAGCCGCATCGAGAGCCTGATCGTCAATCCGGGCGAGGACAATGTCCAGGCCCAGATCGACGAGGTAATGGTGCCCATGGAAGAGGTCACCGAGCTGAAGAACGGCAAGAAAGTGAAAGTGCTGCGTAAGCTGTATCCGGGCTATGTCCTGGTCAAGATGCTGCCGACCGAGGAGACGCTGCACGTGCTGGGAAACACCCAGGGCATCATCAAGTTCGCAGGCGGCGGAGTGAAGCCGCATCCGCTGCGTGAGAAGGAAGTCAACAAGATCATGCGGCGTGAGGAGAAAGTGGCCGGCGGGCCGATGGTGGGTGAGGATATCCCCTACAAGATCGGCGATTTCGTGGAGGTGATCGACGGGCCGTTCACGCAGTTCAACGGCCGGGTCGAGGAAGTCTACCCGGAAAAAGGCAAAGTCAAGGTAGTGGTCAGCCTGTTCGGCCGTCCCACTTCGCTGGAATTGGATTACCTGCAGTTGAAACCGTTATAA
- the rplK gene encoding 50S ribosomal protein L11, translating into MAKKVTGFVKLQVPGGQANPAPPVGPALGQHGVAIMEFCKQFNARTQDQIGTIIPVEITVYQDRSFTFITKTPPAPVLIKKAAGLAKASGEPNKTKMGKITEKQVEEIARLKMPDLNAKSVETAMSMIRGTARSMGIEIVG; encoded by the coding sequence GTGGCTAAGAAGGTAACAGGATTCGTCAAGCTGCAGGTTCCCGGCGGTCAGGCCAATCCGGCGCCCCCGGTGGGACCGGCCCTGGGCCAGCACGGTGTGGCGATCATGGAGTTCTGCAAGCAGTTCAACGCGCGCACGCAGGACCAGATCGGCACGATCATCCCGGTGGAGATCACGGTCTATCAGGACCGTTCTTTCACCTTCATCACCAAGACTCCTCCGGCCCCGGTTCTGATTAAGAAAGCCGCCGGACTGGCCAAGGCCAGCGGCGAGCCGAACAAGACCAAGATGGGGAAGATTACCGAGAAGCAGGTTGAGGAAATCGCGCGCCTGAAAATGCCCGACCTTAACGCCAAGTCGGTCGAGACCGCCATGAGCATGATCCGCGGCACGGCGCGGTCGATGGGGATCGAAATAGTCGGTTAA
- the rplA gene encoding 50S ribosomal protein L1: MPKRGKKYETATALVDRQARYTIDVAVDMLKKAHYATFDETVETAYRLGVDPRHADQVVRGTVVLPHGVGKTLRVLVIAQGDKVSEAQEAGADFVGGKEFVDKIAEGWLDFDTVITTPDMMGQVGKLGRILGPRGLMPNPKSGTVTFEISRAVREAKAGKIEFRVDKTGNVHAPIGKLSFEATKLVENFSALMDAINRAKPSAAKGTYIRNITVTSTMGPGVKLDLNLYR; the protein is encoded by the coding sequence ATGCCCAAAAGAGGAAAGAAGTACGAAACAGCCACCGCCTTGGTGGACCGCCAGGCGCGCTACACGATCGATGTAGCGGTGGATATGCTGAAAAAGGCGCATTACGCCACGTTCGACGAGACCGTGGAAACCGCCTACCGTCTGGGTGTCGACCCCCGTCACGCCGACCAGGTGGTCCGCGGCACGGTGGTGCTGCCCCACGGCGTCGGCAAGACCCTGCGCGTGCTGGTGATCGCCCAGGGCGACAAGGTTTCCGAGGCCCAGGAAGCCGGGGCGGATTTTGTCGGCGGCAAGGAATTTGTCGACAAGATCGCCGAGGGTTGGCTGGATTTCGACACGGTCATCACCACCCCGGACATGATGGGTCAGGTGGGTAAGCTGGGGCGTATCCTGGGTCCCCGCGGCCTGATGCCCAATCCCAAGAGCGGCACGGTCACTTTCGAAATCAGCCGGGCGGTGCGCGAGGCCAAGGCCGGTAAGATCGAGTTCCGTGTGGACAAGACGGGCAATGTGCATGCCCCGATCGGCAAGCTGAGTTTCGAAGCCACCAAGCTGGTGGAGAACTTCTCCGCCCTGATGGATGCGATAAACCGCGCCAAGCCGTCGGCCGCCAAGGGCACCTACATCCGTAACATCACGGTCACCAGCACCATGGGGCCGGGAGTGAAACTGGACCTTAACCTCTATCGGTGA
- the rplJ gene encoding 50S ribosomal protein L10, whose translation MLRKEKEKVVEDLRQKLASSGSFILTDFSGINVKDMTELRKTFRAAQIECLVAKNTLIRRAVKDTPFETGLDKFLNGPTAIIISQDEGVGAAKIVRKYADESQKLQIKAGVMSERVIDSAQVKEIASLPSKEVLLARLLGTLNQPVTGFVYVLNDMIGRAVRVLDQVRQAKEAQPSE comes from the coding sequence ATGCTCAGGAAAGAGAAGGAAAAGGTAGTCGAGGATCTCAGGCAGAAATTGGCTTCCTCCGGAAGCTTCATTCTGACTGATTTCAGCGGCATCAACGTCAAAGACATGACGGAGCTGAGGAAAACTTTCCGCGCGGCGCAGATCGAGTGCCTCGTGGCGAAGAACACCCTGATCCGCCGTGCCGTCAAGGACACGCCCTTCGAGACGGGCCTGGACAAGTTCCTCAACGGCCCTACTGCGATCATAATTTCGCAGGACGAGGGAGTTGGTGCGGCCAAGATCGTGCGCAAGTACGCCGATGAGAGCCAGAAACTCCAGATCAAGGCCGGCGTGATGAGTGAGCGCGTGATCGACAGCGCTCAGGTGAAGGAAATCGCCTCTCTGCCGTCCAAGGAAGTGCTCCTGGCCAGGCTGCTCGGGACACTCAACCAGCCGGTCACCGGGTTCGTGTATGTACTCAACGACATGATCGGGCGGGCAGTGCGCGTCCTCGACCAGGTCCGTCAGGCTAAAGAGGCGCAGCCCAGCGAATAA
- the rplL gene encoding 50S ribosomal protein L7/L12 translates to MNKEEIITAIEGMTVLELNELVKALEEKFGVSAAAPMMSAAPVAAAAAAPVAEEKTEFDVVLTGVGDKKIQVIKVVRELTSLGLKEAKDVVDNPGKPIKEAVSKEEAQAMKAKLEEAGATVELK, encoded by the coding sequence ATGAACAAAGAAGAGATCATCACGGCTATCGAGGGCATGACCGTCCTCGAGCTGAACGAGTTGGTCAAGGCGCTTGAGGAGAAGTTTGGTGTGTCGGCCGCCGCGCCGATGATGTCCGCCGCTCCGGTCGCCGCTGCTGCGGCTGCCCCGGTCGCCGAAGAGAAGACCGAGTTCGATGTGGTGCTTACCGGTGTGGGCGACAAGAAGATCCAGGTGATCAAGGTCGTGCGCGAGCTGACCAGCCTGGGCCTGAAGGAAGCCAAGGACGTGGTGGACAACCCCGGCAAGCCGATCAAGGAGGCCGTCTCCAAGGAAGAGGCCCAGGCGATGAAGGCCAAGCTGGAAGAGGCCGGCGCCACTGTGGAACTGAAGTAA
- the rpoB gene encoding DNA-directed RNA polymerase subunit beta, producing the protein MRRPEAKTISFDKLQRTVEMPHLLEIQTQFFDMLLQKDTLPEKRENAGLQAVFNEVFPIHDYQENYTLEFVHYSLGEPKYTVEECEERDMTYAIPLKATLRLITKETVGNKKKIKDIIEKEVFLGELPLLTELGTFVINGAERVIVSQLHRSPGVIFEETTHTNGQRLVSARIIPFRGSWVEFTVDIHDTIYVHIDKKKKFPATTLLRVLGYPSDTDIIDLFYKKTTLELKSVIGKTKRKRDLSTGYLVAEDIIEEDTGEVLAEHGSELSSQVIKQLIGKSVEKLEVYVSRLKGLENKILKNTLRKDNCRNEEDALVRIYNALRGSEPPNIEIARDFINKLFFSPKRYDLGAVGRYKINQRLDLKTPIETATLTKDDFVEIINYLIRLTESQGEIDDIDHLGNRRIRSVCELIANQVSLGLTRMSRLVKERMSLQNTEGLTIDDLVNSRTISAVINAFFGSSQLSQFMDQTNPLAELTHKRRLSALGPGGLTRERAGFEVRDVHYSHYGRMCPIETPEGPNIGLITSLTTHARINKYGFIETPYRKVENGRVTDEIRYMDAFEEDKYIIAQANAPLDEKGNFKREQILCRLKNDFPLMPPEKVEYMDVAPEQIVSIAAALIPFLEHDDANRALMGSNMQRQAVPLLKPEYPVVMTGLEERVARDSGTVVTARRGGVVESVDATRVVIQVREEERTERGNLFAKMPEKDTYKLRKFIRTNQDTSINQRPLVDVGQEIAKGHIIADGTSSNEGKLALGQNVLVAFMPWYGYNYEDAIVLSEKLVKDDKFTSVHIQELEVQVRDTKRGTEEITCEIPNVGEDAVRNLDERGIIRIGSHVSHGDILVGKVSPKGETELSPEERLLKAIFGDKAGDVKDTSLKVPPGVEGIVIDVKVFSRLVDDGLIREHKNDDVEKQRKTEREKIAEINSYLKGQILEMLKGQKTVCLYNKQTQKQQVEAGKSLTKKEMDSLDMDAIELATVTVEDSAVTEQIRDAVALAERKIQKVREYAERQIEKIMAPDELAPGVVQLVKVYVAEIRKVSVGDKMAGRHGNKGIVAKIVPEEDMPFLPDGTPVQIVLNPLGVPSRMNVGQILETHLGFAAKLLGFSVSTPVFHGASEDEIVELMKNAGLPEKGKLQLRDGRTGRYFDYPVTVGYIYMLKLSHLVEDKIHARSIGPYSLVTQQPLAGKAQFGGQRFGEMEVWALEAHGASHTLQEMLTVKSDDVVGRSRVYEAIVKGENLPEPGTPESFNVLIKELQSLGLNVELGEDGE; encoded by the coding sequence ATGCGTAGACCGGAAGCCAAGACCATCTCTTTCGACAAGCTGCAGCGCACGGTCGAGATGCCGCATTTGCTGGAGATCCAGACCCAGTTTTTCGATATGCTGCTGCAGAAAGATACGCTCCCTGAAAAGCGCGAGAACGCGGGCTTGCAGGCCGTGTTCAACGAGGTTTTCCCGATCCACGACTACCAGGAGAACTATACCCTGGAGTTCGTGCATTACAGTCTGGGAGAGCCCAAATACACGGTGGAAGAGTGCGAGGAACGGGACATGACCTATGCCATCCCGCTCAAGGCCACTCTGCGTCTTATCACCAAGGAGACGGTTGGAAACAAGAAAAAGATAAAAGACATCATCGAGAAAGAAGTGTTTCTCGGTGAGCTGCCGCTGCTGACCGAGCTGGGCACTTTCGTTATCAACGGCGCCGAGCGCGTAATAGTCAGCCAGCTCCACCGCTCCCCCGGCGTAATCTTCGAAGAGACCACACACACCAACGGACAGCGCCTGGTCTCGGCCCGCATCATTCCGTTCCGCGGAAGCTGGGTCGAGTTCACAGTCGACATACACGACACAATCTACGTTCACATCGACAAGAAAAAGAAATTCCCGGCCACCACGCTTCTCCGCGTGCTCGGCTACCCGTCCGACACGGACATCATCGACCTGTTCTACAAGAAAACCACGCTCGAACTCAAGAGCGTGATCGGCAAGACCAAGCGCAAGCGCGACCTGTCGACAGGTTACCTGGTGGCCGAGGACATCATCGAGGAGGACACCGGCGAGGTGCTGGCCGAGCACGGCTCCGAGCTGAGCAGCCAGGTGATCAAGCAGCTCATCGGCAAGAGCGTCGAGAAGCTCGAGGTCTATGTCTCGCGCCTGAAAGGCCTGGAGAACAAGATCCTCAAAAACACGCTGCGCAAGGACAACTGCCGCAACGAAGAGGACGCGCTGGTGCGTATCTACAACGCCCTGCGCGGGAGCGAGCCGCCCAACATCGAGATCGCCCGGGATTTCATCAACAAGCTGTTTTTCAGTCCCAAGCGCTACGACCTGGGCGCTGTCGGCCGTTACAAGATAAATCAGCGTCTCGACCTGAAGACACCCATCGAGACCGCCACCCTGACCAAGGATGATTTCGTCGAGATCATCAACTACCTGATCCGGCTGACCGAGAGCCAGGGCGAAATCGACGATATCGACCACCTGGGCAACCGCCGTATCCGCTCGGTCTGCGAGCTGATCGCCAACCAGGTGAGCCTGGGCCTGACCCGCATGAGCCGTCTGGTCAAGGAACGCATGAGCCTGCAGAACACCGAGGGCCTGACAATCGACGACCTGGTCAACAGCCGCACGATCAGCGCCGTGATCAACGCCTTCTTCGGTTCCAGCCAGCTCAGCCAGTTCATGGACCAGACCAACCCGCTGGCCGAGTTGACCCACAAGCGCCGCCTTTCGGCCCTGGGCCCCGGCGGTCTGACCCGCGAACGGGCGGGGTTCGAGGTGCGTGACGTGCACTATTCGCACTACGGGCGCATGTGCCCCATCGAGACCCCTGAAGGCCCGAACATCGGTCTGATCACCAGTCTGACCACGCACGCGCGGATCAACAAGTACGGTTTCATCGAGACCCCCTACCGCAAGGTGGAGAACGGCCGGGTCACCGATGAGATACGCTACATGGACGCGTTCGAGGAGGACAAGTACATCATCGCCCAGGCCAACGCACCGCTGGACGAGAAGGGCAATTTCAAGCGGGAGCAGATCCTCTGCCGGCTGAAGAACGATTTTCCGCTGATGCCGCCGGAGAAAGTCGAATACATGGACGTGGCCCCGGAGCAGATCGTGAGCATCGCGGCCGCCCTGATCCCGTTCCTGGAGCACGATGACGCCAACCGCGCCCTGATGGGCTCGAACATGCAGCGCCAGGCCGTGCCGCTTCTCAAGCCGGAGTACCCGGTGGTGATGACCGGCCTGGAGGAGCGCGTGGCCCGCGACAGCGGCACTGTGGTCACCGCCCGCCGCGGCGGCGTGGTCGAGAGCGTCGATGCCACCCGGGTCGTGATTCAGGTGAGAGAGGAAGAGCGCACCGAGCGCGGCAACCTGTTCGCCAAGATGCCCGAGAAGGACACCTACAAGCTGCGCAAGTTCATCCGCACCAACCAGGACACCTCGATCAACCAGCGTCCGCTGGTAGATGTGGGCCAGGAAATAGCCAAGGGCCACATCATAGCCGACGGCACCTCGAGCAACGAGGGCAAGCTGGCCCTGGGCCAGAACGTCCTGGTGGCGTTCATGCCCTGGTACGGGTACAACTACGAGGACGCCATTGTCCTGAGCGAGAAGCTGGTCAAGGATGACAAGTTCACCTCGGTCCACATTCAGGAACTCGAGGTCCAGGTGCGCGACACCAAGCGCGGCACCGAGGAAATCACCTGCGAGATTCCCAACGTGGGCGAGGACGCTGTGCGCAACCTTGACGAGCGCGGCATCATCCGCATCGGCAGCCATGTCTCCCACGGCGATATCCTGGTGGGCAAGGTAAGCCCCAAGGGCGAGACCGAGCTGAGTCCCGAGGAGCGTCTGCTCAAGGCCATCTTCGGCGACAAGGCCGGTGATGTGAAGGACACCTCGCTCAAGGTCCCGCCTGGAGTGGAAGGTATAGTAATAGATGTAAAGGTGTTCAGCCGGCTGGTGGATGACGGGCTGATCCGCGAGCATAAGAACGACGATGTCGAGAAGCAGCGCAAGACCGAACGCGAAAAGATCGCCGAGATCAACAGCTATCTCAAGGGCCAGATCCTCGAGATGCTCAAGGGCCAGAAAACGGTCTGCCTGTACAACAAGCAGACCCAGAAGCAGCAGGTGGAAGCCGGAAAGAGCCTGACCAAGAAAGAGATGGACTCGCTCGACATGGACGCCATCGAACTGGCCACGGTTACGGTCGAGGACTCGGCCGTGACCGAGCAGATACGCGACGCGGTGGCCCTGGCCGAGCGCAAGATCCAGAAGGTGCGCGAATACGCCGAGCGTCAGATCGAAAAGATCATGGCCCCGGATGAGCTGGCCCCCGGAGTGGTGCAGCTGGTCAAGGTCTACGTGGCCGAGATACGCAAGGTCTCGGTGGGTGACAAGATGGCCGGACGCCACGGCAACAAGGGTATCGTGGCCAAGATCGTCCCGGAGGAGGACATGCCGTTCCTTCCGGATGGCACCCCGGTGCAGATCGTGCTCAACCCGCTGGGCGTACCCAGCCGTATGAACGTGGGCCAGATACTTGAGACCCACCTCGGGTTCGCCGCCAAGCTCCTCGGTTTCTCGGTCAGCACGCCGGTGTTCCACGGCGCGAGCGAGGATGAGATTGTCGAGCTGATGAAGAACGCCGGTCTGCCGGAAAAGGGCAAGCTGCAGTTGCGCGACGGCCGGACCGGGCGCTATTTCGATTACCCCGTCACAGTCGGGTACATATACATGCTCAAGCTCAGCCATCTGGTTGAGGACAAGATTCATGCCCGGTCCATCGGACCTTACTCGCTGGTCACGCAGCAGCCGCTGGCCGGAAAGGCGCAGTTCGGCGGACAGAGATTCGGCGAGATGGAAGTGTGGGCGCTGGAGGCCCACGGTGCTTCGCATACCCTGCAGGAAATGCTGACAGTCAAGAGTGACGACGTGGTCGGGCGCAGCCGGGTCTACGAAGCGATAGTCAAGGGCGAAAACCTGCCGGAACCCGGAACACCGGAGTCTTTCAACGTTCTGATCAAGGAACTGCAAAGCCTCGGCCTGAACGTGGAGCTGGGCGAGGACGGCGAGTAG